One window of the Salvia splendens isolate huo1 chromosome 1, SspV2, whole genome shotgun sequence genome contains the following:
- the LOC121805778 gene encoding protein LOW PSII ACCUMULATION 1, chloroplastic-like isoform X2, translating to MAAANFAPLHHHHFRRCPSPPNSSSLLISKACFLSRNFSSSYSFCASIQPAKITHGQLVNCSPSPSSTSPEISAATAESCVNLGLSLFAKGRVKDALEQFDTALTLDPNPVEAQAALYNKACCHAYREEAKKAAECLRTALREYDLKFGTILNDPDLASFRAMPEFKELQEDARLGGEDIGYGFRRDLKLISEVQAPFRGIRRFFYVAFTAAAGISLFLTIPRLFAAIKGGDGAPDLLQTSENAGINIGGIIVFVALFLWDNKKEEEQFAQITRNETLSRLPLRLSTNRIVELVQLRDTARPVILAGKKETVDSAMRKAERFRTNLLRRGVILIPVVWGERREPLAEKKGFGLSPKAAASLPSIGEDFDKRTQSVVANSKIKAEIRFRAEVVSAAEWERWIRDQQEAEGITPGEDVYIILRLDGRVRKSGLGMPDWQEIVKEVPPMEDLLSKLER from the exons ATGGCGGCGGCAAATTTTGCAccactccaccaccaccatttccgccgctgcccgtcccCGCCAAATTCGAGCTCGTTGTTGATATCAAAGGCGTGTTTCCTTAGCAGAAATTTTTCATCCTCTTACTCGTTTTGTGCGTCGATCCAGCCCGCGAAAATCACTCATGGACAGTTAGTTAATTGCTCTCCGTCGCCATCCTCTACTTCGCCGGAAATTAGTGCCGCCACGGCTGAGTCATGTGTTAATTTGGGACTGTCTCTTTTCGCCAAAGGACGG GTTAAGGATGCTCTTGAACAGTTTGACACTGCTCTCACTTTGGATCCTAACCCTGTGGAGGCTCAAGCTGCTCTGTATAACAAAGCTTGCTGCCATGCCTACAG ggaggaagccAAGAAAGCTGCTGAATGTTTACGAACAGCTTTGAGAGAATATGACCTCAAGTTTGGAACCATTCTAAATGATCCTGATTTGGCCTCATTTAGAGCTATGCCTGAATTCAAGGAATTGCAAGAAGAC GCCAGACTGGGTGGAGAGGATATAGGCTATGGCTTTCGAAGGGATCTAAAGCTCATTAGTGAGGTCCAGGCACCTTTCCGCGGGATTCGCAGATTTTTCTATGTGGCATTCACAGCTGCTGCGGGAATCTCATTGTTCTTAACCATACCTAGACTATTTGCTGCAATCAAAGGTGGTGATGGTGCTCCTGACCTGTTACAGACATCTGAAAATGCAGGAATAAATATTGGAG GTATTATTGTTTTTGTGGCTTTATTCTTATGGGACAACAAAAAGGAGGAGGAACAGTTTGCTCAAATTACAAGGAATGAAACACTATCAAGGCTTCCTCTGCGCCTTTCGACAAACAGGATTGTTGAACTTGTGCAGCTACGGGACACAGCAAGGCCT GTTATTTTGGCTGGGAAGAAAGAGACAGTTGATTCAGCCATGCGAAAGGCAGAGAGGTTTCGAACAAATCTTCTCCGGAGAGGAGTTATACTGATTCCTGTTGTATGGGGTGAAAGGAGAGAACCGCTGGCAGAGAAAAAAGGCTTTGGTCTTTCTCCAAAAGCAGCTGCTTCTCTCCCATCAATTGGG GAAGATTTTGATAAGCGAACTCAATCAGTTGTTGCaaattcaaaaatcaaagcTGAGATTCGATTCCGAGCAGAAGTGGTATCAGCTGCTGAATGGGAAAG GTGGATAAGAGATCAACAAGAGGCTGAAGGCATAACTCCGGGTGAAGATGTGTACATAATTCTCCGTCTAGATGGCCGTGTTCGAAAATCAGGGCTG GGAATGCCTGATTGGCAAGAAATTGTGAAGGAGGTGCCCCCAATGGAAGATCTCTTGAGCAAGCTGGAGAGATAA
- the LOC121805318 gene encoding translocator protein homolog has translation MNHNLRNKNKNSAAARRGLKSLSVAVALPLSFTLLDIFLFGSSTRYTSLHKPFYVPSLWTLHLACITTAFLSGLSAWLVWAEGGFHRQPAALGLYLVQLAMSLMWYPVVFRAGAIWLGLVLCAALFGALVGCERAFRNMNPIAGDLVKPCLVWALLLALANLRLVYQ, from the coding sequence ATGAACCACAACCTCCGCAACAAAAACAAGAACTCGGCCGCTGCGCGCCGCGGGCTAAAGTCGCTGAGCGTGGCCGTGGCCCTGCCCCTCTCCTTCACCCTCCTCGACATCTTCCTCTTCGGCTCCTCCACCCGCTACACTAGCCTCCACAAGCCCTTCTACGTGCCCTCTCTGTGGACTCTGCACCTCGCATGCATCACCACCGCCTTCCTCTCCGGGTTGTCGGCGTGGCTGGTATGGGCCGAGGGTGGCTTCCACCGACAGCCCGCTGCGCTTGGGTTGTACCTGGTGCAACTGGCCATGAGCCTGATGTGGTACCCGGTGGTGTTTAGGGCGGGTGCCATCTGGCTCGGGCTGGTGCTGTGCGCGGCCTTGTTTGGGGCACTAGTTGGTTGTGAGCGGGCCTTCCGGAATATGAATCCCATCGCCGGGGATTTGGTCAAGCCCTGCTTAGTGTGGGCGTTGTTGCTCGCCCTAGCTAATCTTAGGCTTGTGTATCAATGA
- the LOC121805778 gene encoding protein LOW PSII ACCUMULATION 1, chloroplastic-like isoform X1 produces the protein MAAANFAPLHHHHFRRCPSPPNSSSLLISKACFLSRNFSSSYSFCASIQPAKITHGQLVNCSPSPSSTSPEISAATAESCVNLGLSLFAKGRVKDALEQFDTALTLDPNPVEAQAALYNKACCHAYREEAKKAAECLRTALREYDLKFGTILNDPDLASFRAMPEFKELQEDVGFSIMATFYFAYVSIFQDIPIYFNCQCSPCKILHHFSLQRHQQARLGGEDIGYGFRRDLKLISEVQAPFRGIRRFFYVAFTAAAGISLFLTIPRLFAAIKGGDGAPDLLQTSENAGINIGGIIVFVALFLWDNKKEEEQFAQITRNETLSRLPLRLSTNRIVELVQLRDTARPVILAGKKETVDSAMRKAERFRTNLLRRGVILIPVVWGERREPLAEKKGFGLSPKAAASLPSIGEDFDKRTQSVVANSKIKAEIRFRAEVVSAAEWERWIRDQQEAEGITPGEDVYIILRLDGRVRKSGLGMPDWQEIVKEVPPMEDLLSKLER, from the exons ATGGCGGCGGCAAATTTTGCAccactccaccaccaccatttccgccgctgcccgtcccCGCCAAATTCGAGCTCGTTGTTGATATCAAAGGCGTGTTTCCTTAGCAGAAATTTTTCATCCTCTTACTCGTTTTGTGCGTCGATCCAGCCCGCGAAAATCACTCATGGACAGTTAGTTAATTGCTCTCCGTCGCCATCCTCTACTTCGCCGGAAATTAGTGCCGCCACGGCTGAGTCATGTGTTAATTTGGGACTGTCTCTTTTCGCCAAAGGACGG GTTAAGGATGCTCTTGAACAGTTTGACACTGCTCTCACTTTGGATCCTAACCCTGTGGAGGCTCAAGCTGCTCTGTATAACAAAGCTTGCTGCCATGCCTACAG ggaggaagccAAGAAAGCTGCTGAATGTTTACGAACAGCTTTGAGAGAATATGACCTCAAGTTTGGAACCATTCTAAATGATCCTGATTTGGCCTCATTTAGAGCTATGCCTGAATTCAAGGAATTGCAAGAAGACGTTGGCTTCTCAATTATGGCCACCTTTTATTTTGCATATGTTTCTATATTTCAAGATATTCCAATATATTTCAACTGTCAATGCTCACCTTGTAAAATCTTGCACCATTTCTCATTGCAACGTCATCAACAGGCCAGACTGGGTGGAGAGGATATAGGCTATGGCTTTCGAAGGGATCTAAAGCTCATTAGTGAGGTCCAGGCACCTTTCCGCGGGATTCGCAGATTTTTCTATGTGGCATTCACAGCTGCTGCGGGAATCTCATTGTTCTTAACCATACCTAGACTATTTGCTGCAATCAAAGGTGGTGATGGTGCTCCTGACCTGTTACAGACATCTGAAAATGCAGGAATAAATATTGGAG GTATTATTGTTTTTGTGGCTTTATTCTTATGGGACAACAAAAAGGAGGAGGAACAGTTTGCTCAAATTACAAGGAATGAAACACTATCAAGGCTTCCTCTGCGCCTTTCGACAAACAGGATTGTTGAACTTGTGCAGCTACGGGACACAGCAAGGCCT GTTATTTTGGCTGGGAAGAAAGAGACAGTTGATTCAGCCATGCGAAAGGCAGAGAGGTTTCGAACAAATCTTCTCCGGAGAGGAGTTATACTGATTCCTGTTGTATGGGGTGAAAGGAGAGAACCGCTGGCAGAGAAAAAAGGCTTTGGTCTTTCTCCAAAAGCAGCTGCTTCTCTCCCATCAATTGGG GAAGATTTTGATAAGCGAACTCAATCAGTTGTTGCaaattcaaaaatcaaagcTGAGATTCGATTCCGAGCAGAAGTGGTATCAGCTGCTGAATGGGAAAG GTGGATAAGAGATCAACAAGAGGCTGAAGGCATAACTCCGGGTGAAGATGTGTACATAATTCTCCGTCTAGATGGCCGTGTTCGAAAATCAGGGCTG GGAATGCCTGATTGGCAAGAAATTGTGAAGGAGGTGCCCCCAATGGAAGATCTCTTGAGCAAGCTGGAGAGATAA